A genomic stretch from Coffea arabica cultivar ET-39 chromosome 10c, Coffea Arabica ET-39 HiFi, whole genome shotgun sequence includes:
- the LOC113714126 gene encoding protein SRC2 homolog, which produces MECRQFEVTLICANNLPDVRELGKMKVYAQVSVKGHSNSVWVTPVDRERKTNPYWNCKIKYTLPEIAVQKDGVILVIKLYCERSLLPDKYVGEVNLSLKKLFDCGFSQENLEYDVDRNDADGIFGKLKLSYDFAKTKITVSKSESSLRGQVLEAVGHGVLHAVIHGAIHIILH; this is translated from the coding sequence ATGGAGTGTAGGCAGTTCGAGGTCACTCTAATTTGTGCCAATAATCTCCCAGATGTTCGAGAGCTAGGCAAAATGAAAGTTTATGCGCAGGTTTCAGTAAAAGGACATTCAAATTCGGTCTGGGTTACCCCTGTGGATAGGGAAAGAAAGACAAATCCTTATTGGAATTGCAAGATTAAGTACACTCTCCCTGAGATAGCTGTGCAGAAGGATGGTGTTATTCTTGTTATCAAATTGTACTGTGAAAGATCTTTGTTGCCTGATAAATACGTAGGGGAAGTGAACTTGTCATTGAAGAAACTTTTCGACTGTGGATTTTCACAAGAAAACCTGGAATATGATGTGGATAGGAATGATGCTGATGGTATATTTGGCAAACTGAAACTTTCATATGATTTTGCAAAAACGAAGATTACAGTTTCTAAGAGTGAATCTAGTCTTCGGGGGCAAGTACTAGAAGCAGTTGGCCATGGAGTTTTACATGCAGTTATCCATGGAGCTATACATATCATTTTGCATTGA